In Camelina sativa cultivar DH55 chromosome 13, Cs, whole genome shotgun sequence, the genomic window AAGACTACACCATTCAGCAGAgtcatttaaaaatttaaatacagTAAAACACATTGACATGCCTAAAAGGAATATAAAACAGCGGCACAAACCTAGATGACTATAACGGGATATGAATAATATGCTTGGAAGAAACAACATACCACATAATTGTTATCAGAAGAAACAACAGACTGCATTATATCctcattttcttttacttgaAAGTATATATCTGCAAAAAATAAGGGTGATTCAATTCAATGGTTGACAGTTATAAGCCAAACGAATAAATATGAAGTAAAGACCAagactatttttttcttacttccATGCTGATCTGTTACATAAGGTATATCAGGCCAGAGAATATTCTCATGAACTCCTATACCAAGTAAACCTGAAAGCATCAGGGTTCCTTTTTTGTTCACCTAAACAAGACACACTATGGGAAATGTCAGATCCGCAAAACTAGGTTTGCAAAATCAAACAAGCAGGCAAAGTTACACTGAAGAAACCACAATAAGGTAGCAACCAGAACTCTTCACACTAACATATAACTGTAGTTTAGGTTAAGACATCAGTCCTAGGATTGATTTACCAGAAAacttaatcaaataaaatgttGAGTGAAAGATGCCATATAATAATACCTCAATGATGGTTCTAGCAGTTTCAGGAGGTGAAAGCCTAGAATCTGCAGGATTCTCTGGCACATATGCTCTGATATCTTCTGAAGGATGATAACTTGGCTGCCCAGTTGGCTTCTTAGGATCTGAAGTTGAACCCAAATACTCTGCTATGGCCTGAGTCCTATTCTTCCGCAAATAATTTCTTGTAAAATAGTCACTGTTACACTTGAGATATCCACTCCTGGTAATGTGCATTAAAAGTTTGGTATATTATAAGTGAGGAttcaaacataaaagaaaaaaataaaaatgcaatgtCTCTCTCACAAAATATTTGGCATCTAATAAGATAACCCTGATAGTTGAAACTCATGGCACATATGTTCTGATAAACTCATGGCACATATGTTCTGGCACATCAAATAAGAGTACTCTCTCACAAAAATATTGGCACATATGCTCAGACATCTTTTTAGCCTTTTACTACAGATTAAGATAACCTAATGCATCAAGTACTATCGAAACACATTTAGTTATCTTCCCTAGCTCAAGCAACAAATGAAAAGTATGACCTCGACTACTAGTTTCTAATACactaacaaactaaaaaaaaaaaaaaggagaacaaCTTCGGACCAAATACACAGCTTTTATATAGTTCAGGAGCTCCCATATGAGAACAATAAATACTGTATACAAGATTGAGAAcaataaatagtgaatacaaGATTGTTCAGCTTTTACTGTATCTCAAGGTTCATGAAAACCACTGACTAGAAACATATAACCAAAACTGAACTAAATCATGCAGGAGTTACACAGATAAAGCTttccaaaaacaagaaagaaactaGAATCTAACATCTTTTTTAGTTATATCAAACTCACACAAAAGCAACAAAACTTACTCTAACGTATTTacttaaaaagcaaaaaaacaaaaaaaaatctcaactttacTTAACAGNNNNNNNNNNNNNNNNNNNNNNNNNNNNNNNNNNNNNNNNNNNNNNNNNNNNNNNNNNNNNNNNNNNNNNNNNNNNNNNNNNNNNNNNNNNNNNNNNNNNNNNNNNNNNNNNNNNNNNNNNNNNNNNNNNNNNNNNNNNNNNNNNNNNNNNNNNNNNNNNNNNNNNNNNNNNNNNNNNNNNNNNNNNNNNNNNNNNNNNNNNNNNNNNNNNNNNNNNNNNNNNNNNNNNNNNNNNNNNNNNNNNNNNNNNNNNNNNNNNNNNNNNNNNNNNNNNNNNNNNNNNNNNNNNNNNNNNNNNNNNNNNNNNNNNNNNNNNNNNNNNNNNNNNNNNNNNNNNNNNNNNNNNNNNNNNNNNNNNNNNNNNNNNNNNNNNNNNNNNNNNNNNNNNNNNNNNNNNNNNNNNNNNNNNNNNNNNNNNNNNNNNNNNNNNNNNNNNNNNNNNNNNNNNNNNNNNNNNNNNNNNNNNNNNNNNNNNNNNNNNNNNNNNNNNNNNNNNNNNNNNNNNNNNNNNNNNNNNNNNNNNNNNNNNNNNNNNNNNNNNNNNNNNNNNNNNNNNNNNNNNNNNNNNNNNNNNNNNNNNNNNNNNNNNNNNNNNNNNNNNNNNNNNNNNNNNNNNNNNNNNNNNNNNNNNNNNNNNNNNNNNNNNNNNNNNNNNNNNNNNNNNNNNNNNNNNNNNNNNNNNNNNNNNNNNNNNNNNNNNNNNNNNNNNNNNNNNNNNNNNNNNNNNNNNNNNNNNNNNNNNNNNNNNNNNNNNNNNNNNNNNNNNNNNNNNNNNNNNNNNNNNNNNNNNNNNNNNNNNNNNNNNNNNNNNNNNNNNNNNNNNNNNNNNNNNNNNNNNNNNNNNNNNNNNNNNNNNNNNNNNNNNNNNNNNNNNNNNNNNNNNNNNNNNNNNNNNNNNNNNNNNNNNNNNNNNNNNNNNNNNNNNNNNNNNNNNNNNNNNNNNNNNNNNNNNNNNNNNNNNNNNNNNNNNNNNNNNNNNNNNNNNNNNNNNNNNNNNNNNNNNNNNNNNNNNNNNNNNNNNNNNNNNNNNNNNNNNNNNNNNNNNNNNNNNNNNNNNNNNNNNNNNNNNNNNNNNNNNNNNNNNNNNNNNNNNNNNNNNNNNNNNNNNNNNNNNNNNNNNNNNNNNNNNNNNNNNNNNNNNNNNNNNNNNNNNNNNNNNNNNNNNNNNNNNNNNNNNNNNNNNNNNNNNNNNNNNNNNNNNNNNNNNNNNNNNNNNNNNNNNNNNNNNNNNNNNNNNNNNNNNNNNNNNNNNNNNNNNNNNNNNNNNNNNNNNNNNNNNNNNNNNNNNNNNNNNNNNNNNNNNNNNNNNNNNNNNNNNNNNNNNNNNNNNNNNNNNNNNNNNNNNNNNNNNNNNNNNNNNNNNNNNNNNNNNNNNNNNNNNNNNNNNNNNNNNNNNNNNNNNNNNNNNNNNNNNNNNNNNNNNNNNNNNNNNNNNNNNNNNNNNNNNNNNNNNNNNNNNNNNNNNNNNNNNNNNNNNNNNNNNNNNNNNNNNNNNNNNNNNNNNNNNNNNNNNNNNNNNNNNNNNNNNNNNNNNNNNNNNNNNNNNNNNNNNNNNNNNNNNNNNNNNNNNNNNNNNNNNNNNNNNNNNNNNNNNNNNNNNNNNNNNNNNNNNNNNNNNNNNNNNNNNNNNNNNNNNNNNNNNNNNNNNNNNNNNNNNNNNNNNNNNNNNNNNNNNNNNNNNNNNNNNNNNNNNNNNNNNNNNNNNNNNNNNNNNNNNNNNNNNNNNNNNNNNNNNNNNNNNNNNNNNNNNNNNNNNNNNNNNNNNNNNNNNNNNNNNNNNNNNNNNNNNNNNNNNNNNNNNNNNNNNNNNNNNNNNNNNNNNNNNNNNNNNNNNNNNNNNNNNNNNNNNNNNNNNNNNNNNNNNNNNNNNNNNNNNNNNNNNNNNNNNNNNNNNNNNNNNNNNNNNNNNNNNNNNNNNNNNNNNNNNNNNNNNNNNNNNNNNNNNNNNNNNNNNNNNNNNNNNNNNNNNNNNNNNNNNNNNNNNNNNNNNNNNNNNNNNNNNNNNNNNNNNNNNNNNNNNNNNNNNNNNNNNNNNNNNNNNNNNNNNNNNNNNNNNNNNNNNNNNNNNNNNNNNNNNNNNNNNNNNNNNNNNNNNNNNNNNNNNNNNNNNNNNNNNNNNNNNNNNNNNNNNNNNNNNNNNNNNNNNNNNNNNNNNNNNNNNNNNNNNNNNNNNNNNNNNNNNNNNNNNNNNNNNNNNNNNNNNNNNNNNNNNNNNNNNNNNNNNNNNNNNNNNNNNNNNNNNNNNNNNNNNNNNNNNNNNNNNNNNNNNNNNNNNNNNNNNNNNNNNNNNNNNNNNNNNNNNNNNNNNNNNNNNNNNNNNNNNNNNNNNNNNNNNNNNNNNNNNNNNNNNNNNNNNNNNNNNNNNNNNNNNNNNNNNNNNNNNNNNNNNNNNNNNNNNTATACCAAGTAAACCTGAAAGCATCAGGGTTCCTTTTTTGTTCACCTAAACAAGACACACTATGGGAAATGTCAGATCCGCAAAACTAGGTTTGCAAAATCAAACAAGCAGGCAAAGTTACACTGAAGAAACCACAATAAGGTAGCAACCAGAACTCTTCACACTAACATATAACTGTAGTTTAGGTTAAGACATCAGTCCTAGGATTGATTTACCAGAAAacttaatcaaataaaatgttGAGTGAAAGATGCCATATAATAATACCTCAATGATGGTTCTAGCAGTTTCAGGAGGTGAAAGCCTAGAATCTGCAGGATTCTCTGGCACATATGCTCTGATATCTTCTGAAGGATGATAACTTGGCTGCCCAGTTGGCTTCTTAGGATCTGAAGTTGAACCCAAATACTCTGCTATGGCCTGAGTCCTATTCTTCCGCAAATAATTTCTTGTAAAATAGTCACTGTTACACTTGAGATATCCACTCCTGGTAATGTGCATTAAAAGTTTGGTATATTATAAGTGAGGAttcaaacataaaagaaaaaaataaaaatgcaatgtCTCTCTCACAAAATATTTGGCATCTAATAAGATAACCCTGATAGTTGAAACTCATGGCACATATGTTCTGATAAACTCATGGCACATATGTTCTGGCACATCAAATAAGAGTACTCTCTCACAAAAATATTGGCACATATGCTCAGACATCTTTTTAGCCTTTTACTACAGATTAAGATAACCTAATGCATCAAGTACTATCGAAACACATTTAGTTATCTTCCCTAGCTCAAGCAACAAATGAAAAGTATGACCTCGACTACTAGTTTCTAATACactaacaaactaaaaaaaaaaaaaaggagaacaaCTTCGGACCAAATACACAGCTTTTATATAGTTCAGGAGCTCCCATATGAGAACAATAAATACTGTATACAAGATTGAGAAcaataaatagtgaatacaaGATTGTTCAGCTTTTACTGTATCTCAAGGTTCATGAAAACCACTGACTAGAAACATATAACCAAAACTGAACTAAATCATGCAGGAGTTACACAGATAAAGCTttccaaaaacaagaaagaaactaGAATCTAACATCTTTTTTAGTTATATCAAACTCACACAAAAGCAACAAAACTTACTCTAACGTATTTacttaaaaagcaaaaaaacaaaaaaaaatctcaactttacTTAACAGAATTGATGGGTAATGGAGAAGAAAGGGCAATTCATAGTACCCAGAACAAGTGTTGAGGCGGTGAGGATGAAAAACTCGGCGAGGCGAGACATGGAAGCAGCTTCCTCCTCCCTCCTCTGTTTTCGATACAGGACAATGCCCTGCCAAGTAGTATTTTTTCAACCCaattcatgaaattttttgagGAGAGAATCAAAGAATTTTGCTGAAAAAGTAAAAATGGAATGCAAAGAAGAAAGCTCCCAAATCAAAATAAGTACATGAGAATATCAATTAGCAATAACAACGCGAAAAATGCATAGATAGATATAATTGCtagtaaaaattaaagaaaaaaaatggtgaatttCAGTAAGAGAGTGATTACGGAGTAGCGCCGTGGAAGAGAAGAATCCTGGTACGGCCATGAgcgacagagagagagagagtcgaaAAAGCTGAGGAGAGAGCGCCTCCAAGGCCGAAGCGAAGCCTACGAAGACTGCTGCTATCAAATACTATCTCTCACGACCAAAATCTGATATCGCCCTATCCATCAAAACCATTTCTCAAAAACAATGGTATAAAGacaatattaaaacataattaaatatacCTGAAAGGTTGTTAAAGACAATATTAAGACAATATTATTTGTTAaagattaaatataattaaaacaagattgttaaagattaaatataattaaaatagtaagTGTTCGACAAAAAACGCAGTTGTTTAGTTGTTGTAAGTTCTATGCGTACATGCGCGCGCTCACGGTTCGAATTTCACTATGTAGGATATCAAGAGAGGTACTTAAAATTAAAGTCGATGTGTAGAAAAGAATTCTTCGGATAGGGATACCAGAGAATTAAATCCCTATCTATGTGATGATGAcgtatttaaaaatgtttatctttgaaacgcagcgtttttggttttttatatcGTTGCACATTTGTTATGTTGccttaaaacaattttttcttttcttttttttttcctcttcaaaATGTGAACAAATACACCAATGCAAAGCTAGCTTAAAAGAGAACTTTGAAGGTTGCTaatatcaaatgaaaaaaagaaacatgcgTTTTCAAGTTGTTAATGTCTCTTCCAAATCAGTTTGATTAAAACATTGTTACATTTTTGCAAGATTCAACAATTTATCTTCCATCCTTATTGATGATAAATTTATtagaataatttatatttatattttataacaaacacacacataataataataaattaaataagatataattatatagtttaattaaGCTCCGTAGTTAGCGTTGGTAACTTTGCAGTCTCGGCGAATCTCTCCAGCTGTTCCGGTCAACACATTGATAGATCCCATCCTCGACATTGCCAAAGCAAATGACTTTCTGAAATCTTCGAAACCTGAAGCGAACTCTTGCGTGATCTCCTTCGAGTCATCGTTGTTGAGCAGCTCTTGGTCTACTCCCAAAACAGCGTTATGAGACAAAACACGGGAGTAGTAGGAGTTGCTGAAACTGTTGCTTGAGCCTGAGTCTGGATTTAGGTAAACGAGTGGATCGGTTTGGCCTTTTTGTGTTCTTGGAGGACAAAGATATCGAAGTTGTGATACCAATGTAGTGTTCATGCTCGGATCTGGTTTCCCTGTGCTCTTGAAGTTATATAGTCTGTTCACTATGTGACTGCAGTGTGTCTTCCCCATTGAGTGTGCTCCTGTTCCATTACACAATATATTAGAGGTTGATACAAATCATCTACGAGAAAGCTAGTTAAATCCACTTTGGTTGTATattatatcttaattatttCTTGATTACTAGCTAGATTACTATTTGGATATTCTTAAAAATTCCAGAATGTGAAACCGtcttgtaaattttgttttgtagtagTTAAGTGTTGTATACAATGAGAATTAGTTCAAATATTTGTTATCTTTATAGCTAGTAGTGGTAATTAAGATCTTCCTCTCTGCCAAACATAGCTAGAGCATTGAATTACAATCTTAGTTTTTTCAACGTTAATACAATCATTATATTGTTTCAAatgtcatatttttaaattatcaaataattttccagatattgtttttttgcaaattacaaatgggaaaaatgtcaaacccaaaacaagttcatttgatacgtttgtgattaaaatgattttgattaaaatgcTTATGCTTGTGGGGAATCATTTGGAAAAAGTAAACACTATATGTAAATATAAACGTGAATTTGTAGTGCTTTGCGAGTACGTTTTCCTAACTAGAATAAACGATAAAAGATGCTTGTGTTTTAAGGGAaagatagaaaaagaagacgatGAAATACCTAGAAGGGTAGTCATATCCAAAACGTCAAGACCTTTAGATTTGAAGTATGCCAATGACTCGTCGACTGAGATGGACGGTGACGGCAGATCCACGGCGTCTGCATTTAGTCTCCCACCGTCCCTTCTCCCGGTAAACACAGGGTAAGACGGTGCTCCAGCCTAACCatcatcaaccaaaaaaaaacaccaatcaGAAAAATTCCAACAATAATCAATCCATAGTACTTCTCCTTTAATAAGAAGATGCGCGTATGCCTATATATGTACCATGTGAACAGCATCTCTAGTGGCAAGGTTGAGGATATCAGCGCAAGAAACAACACCAGGACAACGTGATTCCAgaacttgttttattttatcgaTTATTACAAAACCTCCAAGCCCTCGATTTTGCGGAGCTGTCCTTTCTGAGTTTGGTCCTTGCAAAAGAACCGAAGCATCACATCCCTACACACACATTTTCAAATAgattaacaacatatataggctataagaaataagaaaatgaaagtaatgttgatgatgttgttgttgttgtttacttaCATTAACCATACAATCGGAGTAGAGCAGACGAAGTAGCTTGGGGGCAATGGTATTATCACTCTTATAAAACTTTTCCACTTGGTATCTAATATAAGTCTCCGCATCATCACAAGAGTTAGTAACTTTGTAATAATGCCAAACCAGCTTCACCGGAGGGTTCATTCCCGTCGCAGCCTCTACTGTCGCCGCTCCGGCTAAGTTTATGACTACGAGGGCCAATAGTGGGAAAAATTTCACAAACTgcatcatttttaatataaaaaacgaaaaaatctTCCACcacaaaaaaccctagttttctttttttctcgtTTCTTGATTAAAAGATCAAAGTAGCTAGATTCTTATTGCTCGTGTATAAGtagaaagaaaatagaaaagaggaaaaaatgaaTGTAATGAATTAAGAGATATGGATTAGTACTTGATCAGGTGGGTTATAAATAAGGTTTGACTAGGGTGGCAAGTCCACGTGAGTGAAGCGGTAATGTCGATATACAAAACTATTATTACATTCTGACTTTGATCGGTTTGGTGTACAGAACAAGGAAGCGCGTGTATGACAAAGGCGGATTCACATGAAATGATGTCATTCCACGTTCGATATTATGAttgattagttttcttttcCGGCTAATTATGTGGGTTGCTTCCTAATTGGTTAACCAAAAACTTTGTGTTCACacttaaaaatctaaaatattgtAATCGCATATACCTCTCTTATCATTTGAATAATACTAAGGGAGGTTTTCAAAGTTACCACACTTTATAAATGTATGCATTTAAAAATTTCCACtaatattgtttttgtcttAATTAGTTACGTATATGATAATATtactattttcaataatttataacGTATATACTTAATAAATAGTgtgtaaatcaaaattttaaaccaaaatttaattaattaaagataaaaatttcATTAGCTAAACTTCGTGtagttttgatatattaaaGGAGTATTGCAGCcgctgtaaaaaaaaagagaagtattGCAGTCAGTGAAGGACTTAATTAGGTAGACTAGGGAGGTTTAGCTGCCACCCCTAAAACATTGGtagtaaaattgtaaaactaaataatattttttcaccTTTGGGAAATTTTGTATACCCCGAGCTAGTTGGTtctttcttatataataaggtGGAGAGTTTTCCAAAAACTTTCAACTAGAGATTCACATATGTGGCATGAGAACTTGACAGCTGTCTAACATTAATTAAAACCATATAGTAATAAACTAATACATGTGTCTTCTTcctcaaatttaaatatactaatatgtaatttaactaaacaaatacaTATTAAAATGAGAGGTTCAAATGATTCAAATAAGATATAGCATATGTAACTTGAGAATTCGTATTAAAATTAGTTtgcaaatatttcatatttttatatgtaaagaTGTTCAAATGATTAAATTAAAGCATAACACATGAAACTTGAGaatttgtattaaattttatacaaaatatatctttaattaactaacaaaatgctaatgTGACAATAAAAAAGAGATGGTATGACAACTgagaatttattttatttgttataaaaacatatatgtaaaaatattttatttatgttttgtttatatttcacATATGGTTTGCTTATTGTCTTGTTAGTTTACttatttctttgttaaaaatatatataaaatgttacataaatacatatcaaacaatcaaatcaaatatgatcatataaacaactaaaaataCATCATTCATACATTGCGTTATCTCAATACAAAGGGAAACAAGTTCTTGAACCTCAAATCGTTTCTAAGTCCGAGTGGAATCACTTTTTCTGTAAGACCTAATATTAACTTTTAATTGACAATACATATCATAGTCCGTAGGTCATACTCATACCTATTACCAACCTTATAAAACAAAAGGTATTTCGAAAATATTCATAAGTCTTGCATAAATTACTTTAATGATTAAGCTATTGGTTATCCTATGTTTCAAAGCTTGCAAATATCGTCTCGTCAGCCAAATTGGTCGGCGATGAATATTCTTAATAAAACATTTCGCTTGCTTTTGTACTTAAGGATACATGCATAAGTAAGCTTCAATATATTAGCTATCTACATGATTATACGTGTACATATATGCGAGAAAACACAAACCTGATACCAAAATCTAGCTGTAAGAGTAAGGACTGAATAACAGCATACGCCAACGCATTGCTGAAAACTTGTCCTTTCTTAATTAAGCGTCAAATAACcgaaaattttgatatttgatttctaATGATATGTGTAAATGATAATTTTACAATGTAATCCATGCATGTacgttatgttttttttggtattttactATATCAACATGGTCTATTTATTACAACTTTCATAACAACATGGTTTAAATTATTCGAACATTAACTTGTGCGCTAAAATACATCCACCTCTTGAAcctttctttttaaataacaattGTTCTTTCTTCCTTTCAAATGTTTCTCAACTTTGTTTACAACAAGTTATGTTCTAggctgccttttttttttttttttgcataccGTATTACCGTATTAGCTAGTTAATTACACCCACTTGATATAAAAACACGTCTAATaaaaaagtagaagagaaaTTATAACAAAgttaattattaaagaaaatgttttaaaattcacTCGTAGTAACTCATTATTAGAATATATCGTATAAAATCgtatttaaaattatgtaagaaATTTGGCCATagacatttttttagaaaaaaattacatttgtCCATCGTGTGAGAAAAGGATAACAAAATGTACCCATAGTAATAAAACctctatcaatttttttttataataataaaacctCTATCAAAATGTACCCATCGTGTGTGTAATATATTTAACACAATTCAAtatgataattatatattttttttcttagaatgtaaaaaaaaaatatggttctatcaatattataaattaaaagtataataACTTTATAAACTTATCAAATtggttaatttatttatatcaaaCATATTATTTAGTGTTTGTAAATTAATAGTAAAACTCAAAGTAGATAGATAGCTCATAGCAGGATAGTAAATTGATTTTGTGTATAGACTATTGTACTATCTTTCGACTTTCGAGACGTCCAACGTTAGAAACGTTCTCGTtgaattaaaaatgaaataggATTTGACCGT contains:
- the LOC104738134 gene encoding uncharacterized protein At3g49140, yielding MAVPGFFSSTALLRHCPVSKTEEGGGSCFHVSPRRVFHPHRLNTCSGSGYLKCNSDYFTRNYLRKNRTQAIAEYLGSTSDPKKPTGQPSYHPSEDIRAYVPENPADSRLSPPETARTIIEVNKKGTLMLSGLLVSGFHEP
- the LOC104736418 gene encoding probable peroxidase 61, which produces MMQFVKFFPLLALVVINLAGAATVEAATGMNPPVKLVWHYYKVTNSCDDAETYIRYQVEKFYKSDNTIAPKLLRLLYSDCMVNGCDASVLLQGPNSERTAPQNRGLGGFVIIDKIKQVLESRCPGVVSCADILNLATRDAVHMAGAPSYPVFTGRRDGGRLNADAVDLPSPSISVDESLAYFKSKGLDVLDMTTLLGAHSMGKTHCSHIVNRLYNFKSTGKPDPSMNTTLVSQLRYLCPPRTQKGQTDPLVYLNPDSGSSNSFSNSYYSRVLSHNAVLGVDQELLNNDDSKEITQEFASGFEDFRKSFALAMSRMGSINVLTGTAGEIRRDCKVTNANYGA